The stretch of DNA TAATTGAAATGCGCGATATTTTTCTGTGCACCCTTCACTACAAGTGGATTTCGATCGGCTCCGAGAATGGGAATACCCATCGAAAGGGCTTCCACGAGGACCGTGCCAATTCCGCAGCATGGATCGATCACGCGGATACCTGCTGGATCCGGAACGGCGATATTCACAACGGCTCTGGCCAAACGAGTGCTTAAGGCCGTCGAGTACTCATGTGGTTTCTTTGAATGTTTCAGCCACAGTGATTCGCTCGCTTGATACTTTCCAAAATACCAGCGTCCTTTAAAGGGAACGATTCCGAAGAGAAAATCCGGATTTTGCATTTTGGCCTTCCCTATAATATTCCATCCAACTTCCTTCTCAATAGCCCGCTGTTCGTCAAATTCTATCTTCCGTCCATCGGAAAGGTCATTAATTTTTATGTAAAGTACCTTGAAGGTTTTGTCATTTAGCTCCAACAGACGGACCTGCTGGGCAATCTCGACGATAGACGCTCCTGAATAGAGAATGGAAAGCCTGCCTTTTATGAATGGACTCCTGCTTGGATCGATTTCTTTCGTGCTTTTGATAATGTTGTCTGCTTCTTGTCCGAAGAGCATTCTTTGCTCCAATTTGCGAAGCGAGTATTCTTCCCTGCTTGTCGTATAAGTGTATAGATATTCCGCTGGTGCAATCACTGCAGTCGTCATGTATCTGCCTTTCTTTAACCGTGATTTCTTTTATAGATATCCATTATAACAGAACCTGTGCATTTGTCCCGCGGCGTATAAAACCACATAATGAAGAAATTGCCGCAGGACTTCCAAGTTTGTTCAGTCATGGAATCCCAGACAGGTCCGAAAAGGGAACAGACAGGTTGGGGAAGGGTTTATCTTAGAAGAGGCATGGAAATGAAAAGAGGGCCAGGCCTCCCAGCAGACCTGGCTTAGATTCTTGATAAGACAATTGACGGATCCTAGGATGGATATTTTGCAATTAATTCCTGAATGCCTTAAGTTGTTGATTTAAGCCTTTGGTAGAAACATATACTTCCTGATAAACACGGAATAATTTTTTGTATCTTTGCACATTTGCAGCAATCGGCTTGAATTCTTTCATTTTTCCAGTAAATACATCGGCACATTCTTCAAGTGTGGAAAACCATCCGGCACCGACAGCTGCCAGCATTGCCGCTCCGACACCAGGACCTTGTTCACTCTTTAAACGCACAATCGTGGCGTCGAAGATATCCGCCTGCATCTGAAGCCATGTATCATTTTTTGCTCCGCCGCCGATAGAGACAATGGTATTGATGACTTTGCCATTTTCACGGAAAATTTGGATGGATTCATGGAGGGAAAATGTGATTCCCTCCAGTACGGCCCTGACAAAATCCTTGATAGAGTGAGCAGCATCCATTCCGATAAAACTTCCGCGAATGATCGAATCAGCAAAAGGAGTTCGCTCGCCGGAAAGATACGGTGTGAAAATCAATCCATTGGATCCGATTGGTACCTTGTCGATTCCGTCCAGCAAAGATTCAAAGTCTTGATCTTTGGCGAAAACATCTTTGAACCAATGAAGGCTGTACCCTGCCGACAGAGTGACACCCATTGTATAAAACGCATCCTTCTTGCCATGATTGAAATAATGCACCCTTCCACCAAAATCCAATTCACCATTGTCTTCATAAGACAAGATGACCCCAGAGGTTCCGATACTGCAAAGGGAGTCTCCTTCCTTTAAGATTCCGGATCCAATGGCTCCGCAGGCATTATCTGCCCCTCCAGCAAACACAGGAGTTGACGGGGACAGCCCTGATGCCGCAGCAAAAGCGGAAGTCAATGTCCCGACGCACTCATGCGATTCCACAAGCGGTGGACATAAAGAAGGTGGAATACCCAGGATTTCACATATCTCCCCACTCCATGTTTTTTCACTTATACTTAATAAGAGCGTTCCGGCGGCATCGGAATACTCGGTCGCTATGTGTCCGGTCATACGGTAACGGACATAATCTTTTGGAAGCAGGAATGTCGATGCCTTGCTGAATGATTCTGGTTCGTTTTCTTTTACCCATAATAATTTCGGTAGGGTAAATCCTTCAAGTGCCGAATTTTTGGTGACTGACAATAGCTTCTCCATGCCGACTCTATCATGGATTTCCTTACACTGTCCGGTAGTGCGTGTATCATTCCACAGGATTGCATGACGCAGGACATTTCCCTTTTCATCAAGTAAGACTAGGCCGTGCATCTGACCGGAAAAACTGATCCCTTCTATGTCCTCGATATTTCCTTCGAATTTCCTTGATAAGCTTTGCAGGGCGTCAATCGTCTGATGTATCCATTCTTCTGGATCTTGTTCGCTGAATCCGGATTTTTCCTGGATCAAAGGATAAGCCCTGGTTTCCTCCAAACAAACCTCTCCCGCTTTGTTTAGGAGCAGTATTTTTACAGCGCTTGTTCCCAAATCTATTCCAAGCACATATTTCAATTCCTCTCCCCCTTTTCACGAAACAATGGGATATACCAAAATGAAATCCCTTCATCCGGTATATCCCCTGATTGCCTATTCTGTCAGGACAGTTAATAAGTACTGATTGATTGTCGCTTTCAACTGTTCTGTACGCCCTGAAGTGTTTTTGATTTCCCCTAATCCCAAAGCATATTCCTCAAGCTTATGAAAGTCCGTTCTATTCTCCACTATCTCTTTTCCTATCCCGCTTTCATAGCTGCTGTAACGAGTTTCGATGAAGTCCTCCAATACGCGATCTTCCAGCAATCTCTCTGCTGTCTTCAGACCCGCTGCAAAGCTGTCCATCCCTGCAATATGTGCATGGAAAAGATCCTCTGCTTCAAACGATCCCCTCCTTACCTTCGCATCAAAGTTTAAACCGCCTTTACCAAGTCCGCCATTTTGCAGAATTTCGTACATCGCCAGAGTGGCAGCATATAAATCGGTCGGGAATTCATCGGTATCCCAGCCAAGCAGCGGATCACCTTGGTTTGCATCAACGGAACCCAATAAACCATGGATGCGTGCGACCCGCAGTTCATGTTCAAATGTATGGCCTGCCAATGTAGCATGATTTGCTTCAATATTGAATTTAAAGTGATCTTTCAAATCATAATTTTGGAGAAAAGCTAACCCTGTGGCTACATCGAAATCATATTGATGCTTTGTAGGCTCTTTCGGTTTTGGCTCGATCAGGAACTGCCCATTGAAACCAATTTCTTTTGCATAATCAACGGCCATATGCAAGAATCTGGCCAAATTATCCTGCTCCAGCTTCATATCTGTGTTCAATAGCGTTTCATATCCCTCACGGCCGCCCCAAAACACGTAATTCTCAGCTCCAAGATCTTTGGCTATTTCGAGCCCCTTCTTTACCTTGGCAGCAGAATAAGCATACACGTCCGCATTGGCCGCTGTCGCTGCTCCATGGACAAAGCGGGGATGGGTAAACATATTCGCTGTATTCCATAAAAGCTTCGTTTTGCTAGTCTTCATATACTCCTTGATCATGGCAACGATTATGTCGAGATTTTTATTTGTCTCAGCCAAGGAACTTCCTTCAGGCGCAATATCTACGTCATGGAAACAAAAGAATGGTACATTCAGCTTTTCGAAAAACTCAAATGCTGCTTCCACACGTGCTTTAGCCAAGTCCATACCTGAGAATCCATCCCATGGGCGCAGCATATTCCCGCTGCCGAATGGGTCGGAACCATCCATGGTCATCGTATGCCAAAATGCAACACCAAACCGGAGTATTTCTTCCATTGTCTTCCCAGCGACCTTTTCCTCCGGGTTATAAAATTTATAGGCAAGCGGATTGGTAGAACCAGCACCCTCGAAGACGATTTTGTCAACGTTTTCAAAATAAGCCATAACATTACCCCCTATTTTTTTTGCTTGAAATATCTACCCAAACAGCCAATATGAGAATCAAACCTTTTACGATGTATTGCCAAAAAGCTTCTATGTTCATAATGCTCATTCCATTGTCGATGCTGGCCATTATCAGGGCGCCAATCAAAGCACCGGTGATTTTCCCTTTACCTCCCATAAGACTGGTCCCGCCAATGACACATGCCGCTATGGCATCCAATTCATACATGTCGCCGGCACTGACAGTTGCCGCATTCAGTCTGCTTGTAAGCAGGACCCCACTGACTCCTGCCAACGCTCCCATCGAGATGAAAACCCAAAGTGTATTCCATTTAATATTGATACCTGATAATGCTGCTGCCTCCTGATTCCCTCCGATTGCATAGACATAGCGTCCAAATGCAGTCTTGTTGGATACGAAAATAAAGATGGCTGCCAGTATCAAAACGATGAATATAGGAACAGGGATTCCCAAATAGCGATTCAACATATAGGTGGCCAACAATATGAAAAAGGAATACACGGCTGCTTTTCCATAATCCATGAAACCATTGGCTACGATCAGCCCCAATTGCTTCCGTTTAAAGCGATTTCTAAAAGTTCCATATACCAATAGGGCAATACTGATTGCCGCCAGGATATACCCTGGTACATATGGAAGATAGCTGTTTCCGATTTGTTTAAAACCTTCATTCATAGGTGCTACCGTTTGCCCCTTGCTGATTCCGATCAATATGCCTCTGAAAACCAGCATACCAGCCAGCGTAACTATAAAAGCAGGTACTGCCCGATATGCCACCCACCATCCCTGCCATAATCCGAGCAATGCTCCGGCAAGAACCGTGATAAGGAGCACAGGTATGGTACCCCAGCCATGCCAGACCTGTAATATAGCGGCTATCCCGCCAAGCAGCCCGACCAAAGATCCGACAGATAAGTCAATATGACCGGCAACAATTATCAACGTCATTCCAATTGACAGTACAGCAATCACCGACATCTGTGTGAATAGATTGGAAATATTCCTGGATGACAGGAACTCCCCTCCGGTGAAAACACTGAAAATAACGGCGATCAACACTAATGCAAAGAGGAGAGTGTATGCTTGATAGTCCAGTTTAAAGCTGATTTTCCGCTGTTTTTCCGTTGCTCCATTAGCCGATGGAAGCGGACTGTTCACTTCGATCCCCTCCTGTTGCGCAAGTCATGATCTTTTCTTGAGTGACATCATCCCTTAGGAATTCCCCAGCAACCGTTCCTTCGGACATGACGATTATTCGATCGGACATACCCATCACTTCAGGAAGCTCCGAAGAAATAAGGACGATCCCGACACCTTCCTTGACAAGTTCATTCATGATTTTGTAGATTTCATACTTGGCTCCTACATCGATTCCTCTGGTAGGCTCATCGAGGATCAATATTTTTGGCTTGTTCATCAGCCATTTGCTCAGTACCACCTTTTGCTGATTACCGCCGCTCAATTGACCAGCCTTTGTTTCAAGGTCGGGAGCTTTTAACTTCATCTTTTCTGTGATAATGGCTGCATGCTTGATTTCCAATGCACGATCAATCACTTTTATATTCATCACTTTATCAAGGGCGGCCAGCGTTGTATTTTTTGTTATATCCATCCCAAGCACCAATCCGTAACGCTTCCTGTCTTCAGAGACATAAGCCATTCCCTCATTGATGGCATCTGAAGGCTTTTTGATGGTTTTCCGTTTCCCATCTATCAAGACAGTTCCTTTCTTCTTGCCTTTGTAACCTCCAAACAGACTGACGAACAACTCTGAACGTCCGGCACCCATCAATCCGGCAAAACCAAGGATCTCTCCTTTTCGAAGATGGAATGACACATCCGCGAGCAATCTTTTTCCTGTTTCATCTGTAAAAGCGTAATCTTTCACTTCCAGGATTTTTTCTTTTCCGATTGCATGCGGCTCATATGGAAAAAGCTCCGTCAAATCACGCCCGACCATTTTGGAGATTATTTTTTGTTCCGTC from Terribacillus sp. FSL K6-0262 encodes:
- a CDS encoding RsmD family RNA methyltransferase, producing the protein MTTAVIAPAEYLYTYTTSREEYSLRKLEQRMLFGQEADNIIKSTKEIDPSRSPFIKGRLSILYSGASIVEIAQQVRLLELNDKTFKVLYIKINDLSDGRKIEFDEQRAIEKEVGWNIIGKAKMQNPDFLFGIVPFKGRWYFGKYQASESLWLKHSKKPHEYSTALSTRLARAVVNIAVPDPAGIRVIDPCCGIGTVLVEALSMGIPILGADRNPLVVKGAQKNIAHFNYQGAVAVKDIAEQEGHYDVAIIDMPYNLYARATAEEQYTIIKQARRIADKVVILTIEDMDEMIKKAGFVIIDRCVANKGLKASFSRQVVVCE
- the xylB gene encoding xylulokinase, whose product is MKYVLGIDLGTSAVKILLLNKAGEVCLEETRAYPLIQEKSGFSEQDPEEWIHQTIDALQSLSRKFEGNIEDIEGISFSGQMHGLVLLDEKGNVLRHAILWNDTRTTGQCKEIHDRVGMEKLLSVTKNSALEGFTLPKLLWVKENEPESFSKASTFLLPKDYVRYRMTGHIATEYSDAAGTLLLSISEKTWSGEICEILGIPPSLCPPLVESHECVGTLTSAFAAASGLSPSTPVFAGGADNACGAIGSGILKEGDSLCSIGTSGVILSYEDNGELDFGGRVHYFNHGKKDAFYTMGVTLSAGYSLHWFKDVFAKDQDFESLLDGIDKVPIGSNGLIFTPYLSGERTPFADSIIRGSFIGMDAAHSIKDFVRAVLEGITFSLHESIQIFRENGKVINTIVSIGGGAKNDTWLQMQADIFDATIVRLKSEQGPGVGAAMLAAVGAGWFSTLEECADVFTGKMKEFKPIAANVQRYKKLFRVYQEVYVSTKGLNQQLKAFRN
- the xylA gene encoding xylose isomerase, whose protein sequence is MAYFENVDKIVFEGAGSTNPLAYKFYNPEEKVAGKTMEEILRFGVAFWHTMTMDGSDPFGSGNMLRPWDGFSGMDLAKARVEAAFEFFEKLNVPFFCFHDVDIAPEGSSLAETNKNLDIIVAMIKEYMKTSKTKLLWNTANMFTHPRFVHGAATAANADVYAYSAAKVKKGLEIAKDLGAENYVFWGGREGYETLLNTDMKLEQDNLARFLHMAVDYAKEIGFNGQFLIEPKPKEPTKHQYDFDVATGLAFLQNYDLKDHFKFNIEANHATLAGHTFEHELRVARIHGLLGSVDANQGDPLLGWDTDEFPTDLYAATLAMYEILQNGGLGKGGLNFDAKVRRGSFEAEDLFHAHIAGMDSFAAGLKTAERLLEDRVLEDFIETRYSSYESGIGKEIVENRTDFHKLEEYALGLGEIKNTSGRTEQLKATINQYLLTVLTE
- a CDS encoding sugar ABC transporter permease translates to MNSPLPSANGATEKQRKISFKLDYQAYTLLFALVLIAVIFSVFTGGEFLSSRNISNLFTQMSVIAVLSIGMTLIIVAGHIDLSVGSLVGLLGGIAAILQVWHGWGTIPVLLITVLAGALLGLWQGWWVAYRAVPAFIVTLAGMLVFRGILIGISKGQTVAPMNEGFKQIGNSYLPYVPGYILAAISIALLVYGTFRNRFKRKQLGLIVANGFMDYGKAAVYSFFILLATYMLNRYLGIPVPIFIVLILAAIFIFVSNKTAFGRYVYAIGGNQEAAALSGINIKWNTLWVFISMGALAGVSGVLLTSRLNAATVSAGDMYELDAIAACVIGGTSLMGGKGKITGALIGALIMASIDNGMSIMNIEAFWQYIVKGLILILAVWVDISSKKNRG
- a CDS encoding xylose ABC transporter ATP-binding protein; amino-acid sequence: MYALEMKGITKEFPGVRALEDVTFSVRKGEIHALCGENGAGKSTLMKILSGVYPRNSYSGKIVINGNEAEFKSIKEAQDAGIGIIYQELALVEEMSVAENLFLGDDLMRRKFIDWNRIYSEAKKKLEQIGLNIDPQVRTGDLSVGKQQLLEIAKALTKKTEILILDEPTAALTESDVKVLIQLLNGLKHQGVTCIYISHKLGEVLELADTVTILRDGKTISTDPIEDMTEQKIISKMVGRDLTELFPYEPHAIGKEKILEVKDYAFTDETGKRLLADVSFHLRKGEILGFAGLMGAGRSELFVSLFGGYKGKKKGTVLIDGKRKTIKKPSDAINEGMAYVSEDRKRYGLVLGMDITKNTTLAALDKVMNIKVIDRALEIKHAAIITEKMKLKAPDLETKAGQLSGGNQQKVVLSKWLMNKPKILILDEPTRGIDVGAKYEIYKIMNELVKEGVGIVLISSELPEVMGMSDRIIVMSEGTVAGEFLRDDVTQEKIMTCATGGDRSEQSASIG